In Longimicrobium sp., one genomic interval encodes:
- the sufC gene encoding Fe-S cluster assembly ATPase SufC produces the protein MAEPLLKITNLHAEIAEDGTEILKGLDLELHAGEIHAIMGPNGSGKSTLSKVISGHPAYEVTDGDILFKGESVLDMEPDERARAGIFLAFQYPVEIPGVSVANFMRTALNAKRGEEVDIFDFQDELEGRMGMLEMDPAFAMRSVNDGFSGGEKKRNEILQLAMLEPQLAVMDETDSGLDIDALKIVTSGINKIKDERQDMAVLLITHYQRMLNYITPDRVHVMVEGRIIRSGGPELALELEERGYDWLREGAAV, from the coding sequence ATGGCCGAGCCGCTGCTGAAGATCACCAACCTCCACGCCGAGATCGCGGAAGACGGCACGGAGATCCTGAAGGGGCTGGACCTGGAGCTGCACGCGGGCGAGATCCACGCGATCATGGGGCCCAACGGCTCCGGGAAGAGCACCCTTTCCAAGGTGATCTCCGGGCACCCCGCCTACGAGGTGACCGACGGCGACATCCTCTTCAAGGGAGAGAGCGTGCTGGACATGGAGCCCGACGAGCGGGCCCGCGCCGGCATCTTCCTCGCCTTCCAGTACCCGGTGGAGATCCCGGGCGTCTCGGTCGCCAACTTCATGCGCACGGCGCTGAACGCCAAGCGCGGCGAAGAGGTCGACATCTTCGACTTCCAGGACGAGCTGGAAGGGCGCATGGGGATGCTGGAGATGGACCCGGCGTTCGCCATGCGCTCCGTGAACGACGGCTTCAGCGGCGGCGAGAAGAAGCGCAACGAGATCCTGCAGCTCGCCATGCTGGAGCCGCAGCTCGCCGTGATGGACGAGACGGACAGCGGCCTGGACATCGACGCGCTCAAGATCGTGACCAGCGGGATCAACAAGATCAAGGACGAGCGCCAGGACATGGCCGTCCTCCTGATCACGCACTACCAGCGGATGCTCAACTACATCACCCCCGACCGGGTGCACGTGATGGTGGAGGGGCGCATCATCCGCTCCGGCGGCCCGGAGCTGGCGCTGGAGCTGGAGGAGCGGGGGTATGATTGGCTCCGGGAAGGGGCCGCGGTCTGA
- a CDS encoding patatin-like phospholipase family protein — translation MPEPQTPLPHPAPVGGTVLVLGGGGMKGVAHIGVWKALQEAGIEVSAFIGTSIGSMMATGLASGWGWRELAELARKLTKDDIVAINRRAMLFGGVREEAVFRGDHFRAYLERTLPVQAFSELQKPLRLNAVSLVTGNEVWFGSGANDEVPVVDAVYASCAIPIYFPPARIGGDVLVDGGVLDVLPVRQAAAWGAARIIAVDVGSEMTPPAEKYFERGMVAIHERVLTLNLQEQRKRCLDGWQGPPVVYIRPRIGHLGGWDFGRTQYFLEEGYRAAREALNAADAA, via the coding sequence ATGCCTGAACCGCAGACTCCGCTTCCACATCCCGCGCCGGTGGGCGGCACCGTGCTGGTGCTGGGCGGCGGGGGGATGAAGGGCGTGGCCCACATCGGCGTGTGGAAGGCGCTGCAGGAGGCCGGGATCGAGGTGAGCGCCTTCATCGGCACCAGCATCGGATCGATGATGGCCACGGGGCTCGCCTCCGGCTGGGGGTGGCGCGAGCTGGCCGAGCTGGCGCGCAAGCTCACCAAGGACGACATCGTCGCCATCAACCGGCGCGCCATGCTCTTCGGCGGCGTGCGCGAGGAAGCGGTGTTCCGCGGCGACCACTTCCGCGCCTACCTGGAGCGCACGCTCCCCGTCCAGGCCTTCTCCGAGCTCCAGAAGCCCCTCCGCCTCAACGCGGTCTCGCTCGTCACCGGCAACGAGGTGTGGTTCGGCAGCGGCGCCAACGACGAGGTGCCGGTGGTGGACGCCGTGTACGCGTCGTGCGCCATCCCCATCTACTTCCCCCCCGCGCGCATCGGCGGCGACGTGCTGGTGGACGGCGGGGTGCTGGACGTGCTCCCCGTGCGCCAGGCCGCCGCGTGGGGCGCCGCCCGCATCATCGCCGTCGACGTCGGCTCCGAGATGACGCCGCCGGCCGAGAAGTACTTCGAGCGCGGCATGGTCGCCATCCACGAGCGAGTCCTGACACTCAACCTGCAGGAGCAGCGGAAGCGCTGCCTGGACGGCTGGCAGGGACCGCCGGTGGTCTACATCCGCCCGCGCATCGGCCACCTGGGCGGCTGGGACTTCGGTCGCACGCAGTACTTCCTGGAGGAAGGCTACCGCGCCGCCCGCGAAGCTCTCAACGCGGCCGACGCGGCATAG
- a CDS encoding type II toxin-antitoxin system VapC family toxin, producing MVKYYYFDASVLVKAYFWEEGTEDVRQVLRELGAAPADTRVITSSLAFVEAVSALSRRTFAGELTPIEAEEVWERLVHDFGDYVVLEPKQDLVSRAAELTRRHRLRAIDAIHLATGMAARGHAAPWADFRFASADRRLNVAATAELFEVFNPDSPVPPGTSTPVTPSE from the coding sequence ATGGTGAAGTACTACTACTTCGACGCCAGCGTGCTGGTGAAGGCGTACTTCTGGGAGGAGGGAACCGAAGACGTGCGTCAGGTACTCAGGGAGCTTGGGGCGGCGCCTGCTGATACGCGGGTGATCACTTCCAGCCTCGCGTTCGTCGAGGCTGTCTCGGCCCTTTCCCGGCGGACCTTTGCCGGCGAGCTCACCCCGATTGAGGCGGAGGAGGTCTGGGAGCGCCTCGTACACGACTTCGGTGACTACGTTGTCCTGGAACCGAAGCAGGATCTCGTGTCTCGCGCCGCGGAATTGACTCGCCGGCATCGGCTACGTGCCATCGACGCGATCCACCTCGCCACAGGGATGGCCGCGAGGGGTCACGCGGCCCCCTGGGCGGACTTCCGGTTCGCGTCCGCGGACCGGCGGTTGAACGTCGCGGCGACGGCGGAGCTGTTCGAGGTGTTCAATCCGGACAGCCCGGTTCCGCCCGGCACGTCCACGCCCGTCACACCGTCCGAATAG
- a CDS encoding hydroxymethylglutaryl-CoA reductase — protein MPASSSMDDRDPAAYHDWEARLAPVPPRERPVPLRVPMPLDSTRAGQARRIAFLRGRGVEVPYLEGRGGPPDPEALRGNVEHFVGMAQLPVGLIGPLRVNGLHLREDVFVPLATSEGALVASYDRGARILSRAGGAVCMLVEEEVQRAPAFAFARLAQAARFAEWATARVELFREIAARESRYGRLVWMRAHLEANHVYLMFSYRTGDAAGQNMVTFATAAICREILERTPVRPEYWFVESNLSGDKKASAARFLNTRGRRVTAEALLPRTLVTRGLRATPERMCDCWRMGLLGGVQTGAMGASSHVANALAALFVACGQDVACVAEAGLAVLRMEVRDGDLYVALTLPNLIVGTVGGGTRLPTARECLAILDCVGAGKAGRFAEICAAVALAGEVSIVGALAAGEFAAAHQRLGRGPVG, from the coding sequence ATGCCCGCTTCCAGCTCGATGGACGACAGAGACCCCGCAGCGTACCACGATTGGGAAGCGCGCCTGGCCCCGGTGCCGCCGCGCGAGCGCCCGGTGCCCCTTCGCGTTCCCATGCCGCTCGACTCCACGCGCGCCGGGCAGGCGCGGCGGATCGCGTTCCTGCGCGGGCGCGGGGTGGAGGTGCCGTACCTGGAGGGGCGCGGCGGGCCGCCGGACCCGGAGGCGCTGCGCGGCAACGTGGAGCACTTCGTGGGGATGGCGCAGCTGCCGGTGGGGCTGATCGGGCCGTTGCGCGTGAACGGGCTGCACCTGCGCGAGGACGTGTTCGTTCCGCTCGCCACCTCCGAGGGGGCGCTGGTGGCGAGCTACGACCGCGGTGCCCGCATCCTGTCGCGCGCCGGGGGCGCGGTGTGCATGCTGGTGGAAGAGGAGGTGCAGCGCGCGCCCGCCTTCGCCTTCGCCAGGCTGGCGCAGGCGGCGCGCTTCGCGGAGTGGGCCACGGCCCGGGTGGAGCTCTTTCGCGAGATCGCCGCGCGCGAGTCGCGCTACGGGCGCCTGGTGTGGATGCGCGCGCACCTGGAGGCGAACCACGTCTACCTGATGTTCTCCTACCGCACCGGTGACGCGGCGGGGCAGAACATGGTGACGTTCGCGACGGCCGCCATCTGCCGCGAGATCCTGGAGCGGACCCCCGTGCGGCCAGAGTACTGGTTCGTGGAGTCCAACCTCTCGGGCGACAAGAAGGCATCCGCCGCGCGCTTCCTCAACACGCGCGGGCGCCGGGTGACGGCCGAGGCGCTTCTCCCGCGCACGCTGGTGACGCGCGGCCTTCGCGCCACCCCCGAGCGCATGTGCGACTGCTGGCGCATGGGGCTGCTGGGCGGGGTGCAGACCGGGGCGATGGGGGCCAGCAGCCACGTTGCCAACGCGCTCGCCGCGCTCTTTGTTGCGTGCGGGCAGGACGTGGCGTGCGTGGCGGAGGCGGGCCTGGCCGTGCTGCGCATGGAGGTGCGCGACGGCGACCTGTACGTCGCGCTCACCCTTCCCAACCTGATCGTGGGAACCGTCGGCGGCGGAACGCGGCTCCCCACGGCGCGCGAGTGCCTGGCGATCCTGGACTGCGTGGGAGCTGGGAAGGCGGGGCGCTTTGCGGAAATCTGCGCCGCGGTGGCGCTGGCGGGGGAGGTGTCGATCGTGGGGGCGCTCGCCGCGGGAGAGTTCGCCGCGGCGCACCAGCGGCTGGGGCGCGGGCCGGTTGGGTAA